From the genome of Thauera chlorobenzoica:
CGCCCGCCGGGTGATGCCGCTGCCGGTGAGGGCGGCGAACATTTCCGGGAACAGGGTGATCACGTCGTAACGACGCGCTCCTCCGGCAACCGGGTGCTTGCTTCCTCCGTCTTCGTCCTGGCAGGCCGCCTGCGGCTTCACCGGTGGCTTACCAGTCCTTTTCCCAGCTCACCCGGATACGCCGGGCGGCGAGGTCTACGTCCAGAACATAGGCGGCGACGAAGGGAATCAGCCGTTCGATGGCGTCCTTGTCCGCGCCGTCCTGAACCTGCAATACGTCGTGGGCACCGGTCGACAGCAGCCCGCTGACCGTGCCAAGCGCTTCGCCCGCTTCGTTTTCGACCGCTAGGCCGACGAGATCGCCCCAGTAGTATTCGTTTTCGGCGGGTTGGGGCAGGGCCTCCCGCGGCGCAGCGATGTAGGCGCCGTCGAGGCCTTCGGCTGCGTTGCGATCGGCAATTTCTGCAAAGCTGGCAACCAGCCCCTTGCCATGGATGCGGCAGGCTTTGAGGGTGAACCGCTTCCACTGCTCTTCCGGGGCGTGGTCGTCGGCGCACAGCCACCAGTGCGGCATCGTGCGCCACGCCAGCGGGTCGTCGCCGAAAGGATGGATCTTCACCCAGCCCTGAACACCAAAAGGGGCGACGATGCGCCCCAGTACGATCATGCGCTGTTCCGCCGAAGCAGGCAGGCGCCGATCAGGCAGCAGCCTTGGCGGCTTGCTTGACCAGGCGGGCGACGGTCGGCGACAGCTGAGCGCCGTTCTGTTCCCAGTAGGCGAGGCGCTCGGTGTTGACTACCAGGCTTTTTTCGGCACCGGAGGCGATCGGGTTGTAATAGCCGACGCGCTCGATGAAGCGGCCGTCGCGGCGATTGCGGGAATCGGCGGCAACGATGTTGAAGAACGGGCGCTTCTTGGCGCCACCACGGGCAAGGCGAATGACGACCATGTGATTTTCCTGATCGGTGAGTGCGAAAAACGGCGGATTATAAGGGAAGGCCCCGGTTAGGGCAAGGCGAGTTTGTGCCGGCGGGGGCGTGGTGAGGTGCAGGAGCGGTCTTCGCCCCCATGGTCCGGGAGGGCGAACGCTATAATCGGAACCCGAC
Proteins encoded in this window:
- the rimM gene encoding ribosome maturation factor RimM (Essential for efficient processing of 16S rRNA), with the translated sequence MIVLGRIVAPFGVQGWVKIHPFGDDPLAWRTMPHWWLCADDHAPEEQWKRFTLKACRIHGKGLVASFAEIADRNAAEGLDGAYIAAPREALPQPAENEYYWGDLVGLAVENEAGEALGTVSGLLSTGAHDVLQVQDGADKDAIERLIPFVAAYVLDVDLAARRIRVSWEKDW
- the rpsP gene encoding 30S ribosomal protein S16 gives rise to the protein MVVIRLARGGAKKRPFFNIVAADSRNRRDGRFIERVGYYNPIASGAEKSLVVNTERLAYWEQNGAQLSPTVARLVKQAAKAAA